One genomic region from Cucumis melo cultivar AY chromosome 9, USDA_Cmelo_AY_1.0, whole genome shotgun sequence encodes:
- the LOC103503421 gene encoding S-protein homolog 1-like, which produces MRNVVVLWLAMMVLVEGQVSKWSKPPPLPSRYFVHVVNGLSYQSLDVHCQSKDDDLGYHRLVKQGDEFQWNFEENFWGTTLFWCRLEKPDAYVAFESFWPETKNVWLRHRCGNQGTCIWTAKDDGIYLRNMPTNADEFVHKWIPK; this is translated from the coding sequence ATGAGGAATGTGGTCGTTCTGTGGCTTGCCATGATGGTGTTGGTTGAGGGTCAAGTTTCGAAGTGGTCGAAACCTCCGCCGCTACCTTCGAGGTATTTTGTTCACGTGGTAAATGGGCTAAGCTATCAAAGTTTGGATGTGCATTGCCAATCCAAGGACGATGATTTGGGATATCATCGTTTGGTTAAACAAGGAGATGAATTTCAATGGAACTTTGAAGAAAACTTTTGGGGAACAACCCTGTTTTGGTGTAGATTGGAGAAGCCGGATGCATATGTCGCTTTTGAAAGCTTTTGGCCTGAAACGAAGAACGTTTGGCTTCGTCATAGATGCGGGAATCAAGGAACTTGTATTTGGACTGCCAAAGACGATGGAATTTATTTGAGAAATATGCCTACTAATGCTGATGAATTTGTTCACAAATGGATCCCTAAATAA